The following proteins are co-located in the Candidatus Nitrosotenuis cloacae genome:
- a CDS encoding TIGR00269 family protein, with translation MKCDRCENAATYSRKYSGESLCSECFSNSILRKAAKTISKHNMIQNGELVCVAVSGGKDSLALLHVLSKMAENHNFRIHAVTIDEGIPGYREEALDIVKNFCNSLGVSHSTYSYKDLFDLTLDESLKMRENEKTSSCSICGTFRRRAMDHAAKDIGADVIATGHNLDDTLQTFLINMTSGDTNKIGWMDPDTSENSLRKIKPFCEIYESEIVFYAFTNNLPFQTEPCPHMNEGIRTEIREFLNRMEGSHSGIKNSMYKSILRVSQIVKESDYKERIKCSNCGCECTGNVCAVCKMIVDLKDR, from the coding sequence GTGAAATGCGACAGGTGCGAGAATGCGGCAACATACTCTAGAAAATACTCCGGCGAGAGCCTCTGCTCAGAATGCTTTTCAAACTCTATCCTAAGAAAGGCGGCAAAGACCATCTCAAAGCACAACATGATACAGAACGGCGAGCTTGTCTGCGTCGCAGTCTCCGGCGGAAAGGACTCACTTGCACTATTACACGTATTATCAAAGATGGCAGAGAACCACAACTTTAGAATTCACGCAGTCACAATCGACGAGGGGATACCAGGGTACAGAGAAGAGGCACTGGATATAGTCAAGAACTTTTGCAACAGCCTGGGGGTGAGCCACAGCACATACTCTTACAAGGACTTGTTTGATCTCACACTGGACGAATCCCTGAAGATGCGCGAAAATGAAAAGACATCGTCGTGCTCCATCTGCGGAACATTCCGGAGAAGGGCAATGGACCACGCCGCAAAGGACATCGGCGCAGATGTAATAGCCACAGGACACAACCTTGACGACACGCTGCAGACGTTTCTCATAAACATGACATCTGGCGACACAAACAAGATAGGCTGGATGGACCCAGACACGTCGGAAAACTCGCTCCGAAAGATAAAGCCGTTCTGCGAGATTTACGAGTCCGAGATTGTATTTTACGCATTTACAAACAACCTGCCGTTCCAGACAGAGCCGTGCCCCCACATGAACGAGGGGATACGCACCGAGATACGCGAGTTCCTCAACAGGATGGAGGGCAGCCATTCCGGAATCAAGAACAGCATGTACAAGTCCATTCTCAGGGTATCTCAGATAGTAAAAGAGTCAGACTACAAGGAGAGGATCAAGTGCTCCAACTGCGGGTGCGAGTGCACCGGAAACGTCTGCGCAGTGTGCAAGATGATAGTGGACCTCAAGGACAGATAA
- a CDS encoding acylphosphatase, producing the protein MARQRVHLFIKGKVQGVFFRQAMKVTATKNHVTGWVKNLKDGRVEAVLEGEDLGVSTVVEWSHAGPANARVEDVEIINEKPKEEFTKFEVLY; encoded by the coding sequence ATGGCAAGGCAGCGCGTCCATCTTTTCATAAAGGGAAAGGTCCAGGGGGTCTTCTTCCGCCAGGCAATGAAGGTAACTGCTACAAAAAATCACGTGACTGGCTGGGTAAAAAATCTCAAGGACGGGCGCGTTGAGGCGGTGCTCGAAGGCGAGGATCTTGGCGTCAGCACTGTTGTAGAGTGGTCTCATGCAGGACCTGCAAACGCGCGAGTCGAGGACGTGGAGATAATAAACGAAAAGCCAAAAGAAGAGTTTACCAAGTTCGAGGTTCTGTATTAG
- a CDS encoding 50S ribosomal protein L2 — translation MGKRPLVRRRGRGGMQFRAVVTGKVAPAKYPHFDLAAQHEGTVIDLVHERGRDAPLAKVRFEDGSVSMIPAVLGTAVGATIKFGLNAEISNGNVISIQNIPDGTTVCNIEKHFGDGGAIAKTAGSSATVFSHNVDGVIIKLPSGNFVTLNSKNRAMIGVLAGGGTSERPFLNAGNKWRRYRSKGRKYPIVRGVAQAAYVHPHGGGRHQHVGQSSTVARDTPPGAKVGSIAARKTGRSRIKERV, via the coding sequence ATGGGTAAGCGACCACTAGTTAGACGACGTGGCCGAGGAGGCATGCAATTTAGGGCAGTAGTTACTGGCAAAGTTGCGCCTGCAAAGTACCCGCATTTTGACCTCGCAGCTCAGCACGAGGGAACAGTCATCGATCTGGTCCACGAAAGGGGGCGTGACGCGCCTCTTGCAAAGGTTCGATTCGAGGACGGCTCTGTATCGATGATTCCTGCAGTTCTTGGAACGGCAGTTGGTGCCACCATAAAGTTCGGCCTAAACGCCGAGATCTCAAACGGCAATGTTATCAGTATTCAAAATATTCCAGACGGAACCACGGTATGCAACATTGAAAAGCACTTTGGCGACGGCGGAGCTATAGCAAAGACTGCGGGCAGCTCTGCGACCGTATTTTCGCACAATGTGGACGGCGTAATCATAAAGCTGCCGTCCGGCAACTTTGTCACATTAAACTCTAAAAACCGCGCAATGATCGGAGTCTTGGCAGGGGGCGGAACATCGGAAAGACCGTTCCTCAATGCAGGAAACAAGTGGAGACGATACCGATCCAAGGGACGCAAGTACCCAATAGTCAGAGGTGTCGCACAGGCAGCATACGTACACCCGCACGGAGGAGGACGACACCAGCACGTCGGACAGAGCTCGACTGTGGCAAGGGACACACCGCCTGGAGCCAAAGTGGGAAGCATTGCTGCAAGAAAGACTGGAAGATCCAGAATCAAAGAAAGAGTCTAG